A single Lactuca sativa cultivar Salinas chromosome 8, Lsat_Salinas_v11, whole genome shotgun sequence DNA region contains:
- the LOC111903795 gene encoding auxin-induced protein 15A — translation MGLMRLPSSLVSSVKRFTRLNSIRNSNYQRDVPKGHLAVYVGENQKKRFVVPVSYLEQPLFQDLLRQSEEEFGFDHPMGGLTISCEEDQFFELTAQL, via the coding sequence ATGGGTCTTATGCGTTTGCCTTCTTCGTTGGTTTCCAGTGTAAAAAGGTTTACCAGATTGAACTCCATTCGCAACAGCAATTATCAAAGGGATGTGCCGAAAGGTCACCTAGCAGTGTATGTTGGAGAAAATCAGAAGAAACGGTTTGTTGTCCCAGTATCGTACTTGGAACAACCGTTGTTCCAGGACTTGTTGCGTCAATCAGAGGAAGAATTTGGGTTTGATCATCCAATGGGAGGCCTAACCATTTCATGTGAAGAAGATCAATTTTTTGAGCTCACAGCCCAATTGTAA